In Lycium barbarum isolate Lr01 chromosome 9, ASM1917538v2, whole genome shotgun sequence, the DNA window CTACCTTCAACGTCTCTTGGTCATGGAGCGAGAAGGCGCTTGCTTAGTGCCTACAGTGATTATGTCGCATGGACAGGGCCATGCACAACTTTCAGCTATGCAGCTTGTCAAGGGGCTTAAGGAAGAAGAGCCAACATTCATGGCAACCATTACAAGTTTGGAGGAAGATAATGGTACCCAAGAGACACCGCCGCCTTGGATAGATAATTTGCTCGAAGAAAACAAAGATGGTATTTCCGAAGAGTTACCTAAGATCTTGCCTCTTAGGCGTTAGCTGGATCACAAGATTGAGTTGGAGCATGAACCGGGAAAGGGTCAAGTTATGCATCAATTACTATCACCGCCTCACACGATAGAGAGATTGAAGCTATCATTGACTACTAGGCCAGGCGGAAACAAGGGCAAAAAGGcactgccatgttcctcatatATTGGAAGGGGAAATCACCGGAGGAGGCCGCATGGGGGCGGTATGAAGACTTGTGGCAGTTTAAAGACAAGATTCGAGAGTTTACACAACAGCAGTGCGCCGCGATCGTCGCACCATCAGGTGGGGGAGAGTGTGAGGACCCACCATGTCATCATGCCACATAGGTGTCACTTGGCACATATATTTGCCATGTGGAATGATTACATAAGAGGAATAGTAGATATTATGGGAAGATTCTAGAGATATAGGGAGGTTTCCCTTGAAAGACCCTAGAATTTCATGGATTTGCATGGAAAGTCCTTGGAATACTTtagttgtgtagagatttctagaataggggcttattagtaaatatgtagggacttgtataataattattatttacatattagtctctaggtgagtagtataaataggagggTCATTCATTTGTAAACCATTAAGCAAAATCAATCaagtcttctataataaaaagctttcttctagcaaatttctcttgtctttcttAATTACTATTtccttagcgatcttgagtgtagtaatctatgctgacttggcatagcaagatcgtgaacAACTTGTGtaagaacgtgagcgagttgtcaagtgtcgcacgtgcgcttagttgaagactaaggacgtgacactATTCTCTACGACTATTTTGCTGTGGAAGGCGGCAATTTGAAAGAGAGAGAATGTGTTTATTATTAACAACAATAAATTATTATTTATGAACAAAATTTAGAATGAAGGGAAGGACAGGTATTTTTTTGGCTCAAACAGCATGTCCACACGCTTGTGCTCTATGCTAGCAAAGGCAACTTGGAACTAGCGGCTTACAACAAGGTATGAGAAGCTTATATCTGGATTTATTTTCTATTCTGCGTATCGTTTTCCTTATACATTTGTTTTTGGGTTCGTTTTTATGCTTGCCTTATTTAATTGTTTTGATTCTGTTCCCTTTGCCCAAAAATTAATATGAATaatttgtattaaatttattagtaaaagaaaaatattttctttctccCCTGTTTTTTCTTTTCTGTGTTTTATACTCAGCAAAATATTTTCCTTCttcattttctcatttttgtATTTCTTAGTCAATTTTACACATACTTTCCTTCGAGTTTCACTTCCTTTTAGTGCTTTTATGTTTTTGAACATCATGCCAATTTTCTGGAGATTTTGAAGTCATCAGAGTGGTGACTTTAGTCACTGTTAGGAGGAAAATTATACTCACAGTATGAATTTATCAAAGTAGTATTCTTTTTAGTTAtccttttgtttttttcttttcaggtCCATCCGCTTTTCTTAAAGTTCTATTCTGCCTCCGTGTACATATCATGAAAATTTTCATCAAATTTTTTATCTATTATAATATCATTCTTTAGTTATTAGTGAGAGTAGGACTATTTTTTAGTgcgtatttatttttattatttgttTAGTTAATCAGtatttttattttcatattttttattaaatttctTTACTTTGTGCTTTTAGGATTTTAATtcttcaaaattttaattttctttgtttttgtaTCAAGTCCACGTTTTGAGGGAGAGATTTAAGGCTATTAGCATGTTAGTTCTATCTTTTTGCATGTATATATGAACGATTTAATTTTTTggtagaaaaaaaattatttaaacaaAATGTAAGAATTAATGTTTATACCTGTTATTTTACATACATCAATTCATTGTATTTTAAACTTTTTTAAATTAAATCTATGATCTTTAAGTTTATAAGAGAATTTTTCATAACTGCTCGAAGCGCGATAAAGTACACTAATTTACAATAACTGTATGACTTCAATATTGCCATAAACCAACCAAAGGTGGCATTTATGATGGTTGACCAACTCCTCATTCAATGCCTAATTAGCTAGTGCATATTttaaagcatttcatatcatttggtTGGCAGTAGTTCGTTGGATGATAAAACCAGTAATCCTACTTTTAGATCTTTAACAATCTATAATTGGCCGGCCACTTTCATCATCAACGTGACTACCAAATTAAGTGTACAAGAAGACCAGCTAATTAATGGTAATAACTGCTTAATCTGCATTTTTTTAATCTATTTGGCTCATCCTATTGATCTTCATAAGCATTAAAATAAGCAATAGCAAGTATGAAAGTCTGGCTAAAGACAAATAGAGATAGCGAAGCAGAAGTCCAACTAGAATCTTAAATTAGTGACAATATTTGTGTATAGTATTAAAAAAAGATTAGCTGTATTTACATAAGTTGATTCAAAGACCGTGTTGGACCCGCATTAGCTGTCTTGTGTATTTCCAAGTTCCAACCTGTTAGGAGTAAAGCAACTTATTACTACTTATACTAATTAGAAAAGGAATCTTACCGACTAAAGATCGTGAGTGCTTGCATTAGCTGTCATACATGCACTTTTATCCTTTAAGGAGTAAAGCAACAAATTAGAAGAAGGATTGAAGCTAACAGTATATACTTATACAGTAGGGATTACAATTTCATCCTTCAGCAATTTTGTAGGCATTTGAACATGATTGattgatattttaaaaaattactcTCCGTTTCAAAATAAGCATCgctatagtaaaaaaaaaaattatcccaaAAATAAGTATCGCTATAGGAATTCAAGATAAAAAAATAATAGTAGTTTCCACCTATATCCTTAtattaaagaatttttttttaatagtgcTCAATTCTCAAGAAATATCTAATAAATTTAAGTAACCTAGTAAACTATATattgtatttattatttttcttaacaGGCGTGAAATAAGCTAAAACGATACTTATTTTGAGACAGAGAGAGTAGTATTTTAATTTAAGTTAAAAAAGAGTTTGAAAATTGAAATTATAATAAACCAATTTAATAAATGACtgtttatttaaaataatttcaAAATATTAGCATGAATTTTTTTGAACGAAACTATTTTTAAGATACCATTAGGTGGTGGTGGAGGGATTTCTCATAAATGATTACATGTTGGGTTGCACGTAGTGGAGTATCTACTCTGTCCCACATTAGGAGTAAGACATTATTAATGGTCCCACTATGGTCCACAGGTCCAGTCAGTTCTTGGACTAGTTGTCAAGTCCTTGTCAACACAAGCTCTACAGCTATTTTCCCTTTTAACTTTTTCCTACTTCTAGAAAGGAAGAGAAAGACAATTCTACAATACCATATACGAGAGGAAAATACATCCATGTGACCTCAAATGATAAGGCCTTTGTTTCTTCTCTCTCTTTTTCCTATTCATACATTGAATAGTCCATACAAGACAGAGGTACAATATACACATAGGGATAGGGGTAACACCAAGGACCATTACCCTATTATGCCATCACTAAATTAGTCACTAACTCATAATCCTAGTCAATATGGCTTAACTCACAAAGGGATATAAAAACAAGAGACagatgaaatgaagtagtaacaATAATCCAACTGCACTTCATTCTCCCACAATCAACAAGATGAAGGGAGCAAAGAGCAAGAGAAAATACCATAAAATGAAATTAATAAAAAGAGGCTAATATTGCAGGGGAGTCTCGAGTCATGGTTCGAATCGTGAAATCAGCCACTAGACTATCTAAGTCACACCCGGTCCTTTCTTGACCCTGCTAACACGGAATGTTGTGTACACCGAATGGCTTTTTTAGGCTAATGTTGAAACTGTGGAAGTTGAaattttgatgaattgattcagAAAATGTCGAGAACTTCTAGTATGAAATTGTTGCAGAGTGGACAATTACCCCTTTGAACCCAAAGTTCCCTTGAACACAACCTGCAAAATGTATGTCCACATGGTATAAACGCAGCACCTTTATGTCTCACCATACACACACAACAATTATTATATTCTGCTCCAGCACCGACACTAACATCAACACCGACACCAGCACCAGCAGCAGCACCAACACCAGcaacttcatcatcatcatcaccattatcttcatcttcttcttcgtcttcatCTCCAATCATATAAGCTGAACCATCTCCATCATTCTCTGTTAACAACGCGATTAATGACATTCTCACAGGTTCATTAATTTCTTCTCCAGCATTCTCAGGTTGACCAAAGTTTTCAACAGGAAGTTCTTCAGGATATGTAGGGGACAACCTACGAGACATTATGGGATTGTTGTTATTATGCTGTTGATCAATGGAAATGTTGTCAGGTTTGATACGTAGTTTGTTTCTGAAATGTTTCCAAGATTTCTTGTTTTTTCTGCTATTGCTGTTTGTGGGGTCATCACGAATGATATCAAGAAGAGTTCTATTGGAGCTGACagggaaagaagaagaagaagaagaagaagaagaagattctCGTTTGTTGCTCAATACAGCACCTAACGTGAGACctgtgatattgttgttgttggtgttgtctTCTTTGACTCTAAGAAAATCTCCAAGGTTTGGGGTATCGATTTTATCATTGAACATCAATGTTCTTAGACTACTATTGGCGCTTTCCATTCATATGTTGCAACTAAAATAAGACAATTTCCTATGGAATTATACAAACAATTGAAGAAGGGAATCCAAGAATTGGAGACTTTGTTTATGGTGAATAATGATGAATTTCTTGGAGAATGAAAAAGGGGTTAAAGAAAAGGAAGAATTTTTAgcaagaaaagaaaatggaaaTGGGAAACTCAGATCTGTGAGAATTATGGGAAATTTATTGAATACATAAAAAAAGGGATAAGAGGAATAGAAGAAAGAGTAGAGGGTAAGGCATAGGATTCCTTAGAAGTCAGATCTGGGTATTAGCTACATTAATATCTGGTCAATCAATGAAGAAAGAAGAAATACGTTAAAAGAACAGACACAAAATTCTAAAGAGAGGAAAAGATAGGAGATGGAGTTTTGGGGGGTTGGGAATTTAGGGGGTAGGGGTTTGGGGCGTGGGGTTGGGGGGTGGGGGTTTGGGATTTTGGCGTGGGGGGTTAATATGAAGCAGAAAAGACTTTGTGCGGACGTTGTGAAATCTCAGTCAAAACTCAAAATGCTACCTCGTTGCATTGGAAGGTCCCCAACAATTTATTACTATTTCTTCAACACATTGCAGCTCTGATTTAATGGTCCAAAACATATGTAAACAGAGTATCACTTTTTCCCTTCGTATTACATACCTCAATGTTAATTTAGGTAggtaaaatgaaaaatgaatagTTGATCAACTCGGCATCCAGACGTGTATTAATACAAGCGAGTGAAAGTTTAGGTGTGTTTTAtattattttctctatttcttttttatattattttctcTAGTCCTCATTTTCACATGGTTTTAATTTGCGTAtccgtatctgactcttttcccttgtttcgcttgttttccttgttttcttttgagtcgagggtctttcggaaacaacctccgtaccttccaaggtgggggtaaggtctgcgtacactttaccctccccagacctcacgttgtgggatccaattgggtatgttattgttgttgttattatttccTCTAGTCCATTTTACACGGCTCTTTTGGTTAAAAGAAatattttacatatttaaaaatattttaattttagagTGCATCTCATAATATGTTTTAGTGGTCAATGAAATGAGATGAAAATTACAGGAGATCATAATTCAAAGACAAAAATATCtggtgatttttttttcatttgtctAAGCTTGAAGAATAAAGTTACATGGTCCCTATACTAGCGGGATATAGCAGTTAGAACCGTCTAGGCATATGTAAGTTAGATCGAACACTACCATTACCAAAAAAAAGTTCCCAAATTAGATGCTATGGAAACTAGCAACTGAATAATGTACAAACACTAAAATCTGCTGCTTGTTATGACTAGTACTCGATTAGATCTAATTAATCCTATTAATTAGGATTAGCTTTTTGTCATGTTAGTATATTTTTTTTAGGTCCAATTTTAGTCTTGTTGAGATTTATATGCAGTAGAAAATGTACGTAGAGAACTTCTAAAACTAGAGAAATTAATTTTTATAGTATTGGATTGGACGGGTTTAAATAGAGCGACATGGACAATGAAGATTTATATAGCCGGATTTGCTTGAATTAAAGCATGCGAACAAATCTTTTTTTTATAATTAGAGTTTTTACATGCAGATTCaagatttgaaatttatgaatttCTATAGATATCTCAAGTTTTATACCGTACATAACATAACAATAACTGCACCATCGGACTGGGTTCCAAACTAAATGTGTTCCAAGCAATTTTTTGCAAAAAGAAGTTGAGATGGGATCCCAATGATATGATGGCAATTAGGAAGATAGTGTCTTCTATTGTATATTGAGTTGACTACATCATTTTAGCTTCAATTGGAGAATGAATTAGATTAGACTTAAAAATCATAGGTCTGCTACTGATTAAGTCCGTTAGACTTATACTGATGTTCAATTGCATTCCTATTTGTGTACATTCAATATtttatttccaattatcctcTTGCATCTTTGTTAAAAATGCAGGACTTCAGGTTGCTTATTTCAAGTTGGACCTATCCTTATTGTTTATGAACCTTTCCCGCTACCATTTATTAATCATACCTTTTTGACAATTTGATTCAAATGTCAGGGACAATTTCATCTGTCTTTGCTTCTGCTGCAGTTTCCATCTCTGTTCCAGCATGCTATAACTTGAGGAGTTCTTCCTGGCATTGTCCAACTAGAACCTCTGAGATTGATGCACAAATCCATAACTGGCTTGTAATTCTACAATGTAATAACAGACGACTTATTGTCTCTGCCTCATGCCTACACAAGCAACATCTTGCATACAATTGTATTCCCTCTTTCTAAGATTATCATGAGTTCACTCACTTCTCTAACAACCAACCTAGGAGAAGCAGATCACCTTAACTTTCCAAAGTTGTTTCCATGGCCAAAATGTAACCAGTGATCCTACCTGATTCACATCCTTATAAGTTGAActaacaacaccaacaacgacaTAGCCGtttgtaatcccacaagtggggtctgggagaGTGGTGTGTATGCAGTCTTACcccctaccttgtgaaggtagaggGACTGTTTTTGATAGATcctcggctcaagtaaagcaTAACAAAATCAAGTATGGAAAGAAAATAAAGTAGCGAAGAAGCCAAGTTGAACTAACTATATAAACTCTAGTTGAATGGTTTTGCCATCTCAGTGTATCTGCACCCTCTTGCAGGCCCTTGCTTTGATCCAAAGTTTTAAAGAACTCTGTTATACTTGGCGCCTCCTAATCATGTAATAATCTTCTAAAAATTGAGTTCCACCCTTGTGGGCACCAGACTTCCTTCAAAGCATGCCCTCGTTTTAGACTTAAATTCTAAAAATTGGGTACCAAAGTACTATTGTACTAACAATGCCACAAAATCCATCAAAAATGGAAAAATGTGGGAACTGTAAGACATCAAATTCAAAGGGATATGTTTGTACAGTGGCTGTAGCCCGTAAGTGTAAAGTTTGTTAGAAATATAATAATAGGCCCTCTAAGACATTGGTGGAGATGTCAAATTTCCTTAGGAATTAACTCTAGGTATTTGGTTATGATCCCATACAAAATAAGATTCAGCACCAGATTTTGATACCTTTAAAGGACAGCTAAATCGTCTCTCAAGGACTCTCAGGATGGAAGTCAAATAGTTTTGCAACTTGGAAAATTTCGAGGGCGATAGATACAATCACCAAAAGTCGTTGCATGAACATCTCCCGTCATCAAAGTCATGGAATCTATTTGCATCTCTAACGACAACATTTCGATTTGTAATGCTTGATATAAATTTAATAACGGTGTGGCAATCACCACAAATTCGAAGGTTTTTCTTTACCCTTATTGCTGGTCCAGGAACAGTCCTCAGAACTCCATAAGCCACATCCAATCTCTCACTGTGCCAAAAAAGCTGCCTTTCCTTCTCTTGCTGTCCCATATCATGCAAAACGAAAGTGGTGTCGGGAATATAACTTCTCTTCCTCATCTCAGAATCAAACTCATTTAGGAGTTTGAAATATCTCATCCTTCATAGGATACAATGCCTCTCCAGCAAAGAATGTCGTAGTTTCTTTTCCCGAATCATAGAACTGTAACCAGGTTCTTTCCTAACTTCCAAATTTTCCAGCAACTTCCTCAACTTAGATAAATTGATTCACAAAGCTGCAACAGCATATGTATTTGACTGTATACAAGTTAAAGGATTTTTTGGTCTGAGAATTAGTAAGCGATTGGTGACCCTGACTCCCACTTCAGTATTTCCATGTTGCTTACAAGCACTTAATAAAGCAGCCCAAACAGCTTCATCAGGCTGAAATGGCATCGTGTTAAGAAGGTTCTCAGCATCCTCAAGGTGATCTGATCGACTAAACAGATCTAACAAGCAAGTATAATGCTGCAGAGAAGGAATAAACTTATAATCTTCAATCATGGATTTGAAAAGACTCTTACCTTTGTTTACTAATCCAACGTACAATAGTCACAAGCATAGATTAATCCAACAAAAGTTGCTTCATCTGGCTTTAGGCCAGTCAAGATCATACCATCATATAAGGATAGTGCCTCAATAGCTTGCCCGTGCTGTGCCATCCCGAAAATAATTGAGGTCCAAGATACAACATCTCTTGTTAACATGCTATCAATTATTTTCTTCGCGTCCACAATATCGCTACATTTCGCATACATATCACCAAGGGCATTGCTAACAAACAAACTAGATGCATAACCGAGGCAATTTGTTTCCCAAGCAGTAGTGCTGCTAAGTTAGCACAAGCTCCTACTATGCTCGAAAGAATAAAAGGTTCCTTCATATCAACACTTTCTCTTCTACTTCAAGAAATACATCAATAGCATCAATCAAGTTCCCATTTTGCACAAAACTAGATATCAAAGCAGTCCAACATTGCAAATTCTTTTCTGTCAACTTCCCTGGAAGCTCAATAGCTTCATTTTTCCTCCCACAACGGCCCTACCCCGATATCATTGCTCTCGAACAAATCAAATTCTTAACCAAAATCGAGTCAAAAACAGATTTTGCATTATCCAGCAATCCACATTTTGAATACATATCCACCAGGGAAGACTTACAACATCATCATGAGAAAACACCGATCTTAAAAACTGGGTATGCACTTGTTTGCCAACTCCCAAAAAGCACGAGCTAGCACAAGCCTTAACAAATTAATCAGGGGCAGATCTAGGGGAGGgggagggtgttcacccgaaccccTTCGGCAAACAATTACCCTATATATATAAGGtacgtaatttttttttattttttatgtacatTTATATATTTTGAATCCCTGAATACAAGACCAGGTGTTGGTTCAGTGATTTAGGTGATTCAAAATTCACCTTGAGGTTCATGTCCAAATTCCTAagaactaatttttattttttgaaatcgTGAAAATCCTGGATCTGCCGTTGTTAAATATGCTAGGAAAAATGAAAAATGGTCAGGCCAAAGACTATCAAAAAACATGTTTGGGAAGAGGGCGAGTGTTTTCTGATGTTGGTTGGCTTCGTTGTGTGCAGTAAAAATAAAGGCCCATGAAGCTAAATCTCGTTGTgggcatttcatcgaacagttggACAGCGTCATCAAGGAGACGACACTGAAACTGTTGCATAGTTACAGTTGGTGAAGAAATTATTGCTTCTTGTTTCATTTTTGCTTGTCtcagtattctaaaaatagatttaCTCGTTCATTTTttgaaaatcaagagataatttattatttcatacctattttactcatattattaattattgaattagaaattttaaGAAATTATTAGTGGTTACATAACTTTTAAAGTATGCTTGGCTTCTTAAAGGGTGTGTCGAGTCTATACATGATAAGTAAAAATGGGGGAGTGAGTATTAACTTATACTCCGttgttcatttttatttgtccacttttGACCTTGTACGTccattaaaaattaataaatgaagtatatattttaccataatctCCATATTAATTAGTATATAAACTCAATAAAGtaagaaaataatttga includes these proteins:
- the LOC132610076 gene encoding uncharacterized protein LOC132610076; translation: MESANSSLRTLMFNDKIDTPNLGDFLRVKEDNTNNNNITGLTLGAVLSNKRESSSSSSSSSSFPVSSNRTLLDIIRDDPTNSNSRKNKKSWKHFRNKLRIKPDNISIDQQHNNNNPIMSRRLSPTYPEELPVENFGQPENAGEEINEPVRMSLIALLTENDGDGSAYMIGDEDEEEDEDNGDDDDEVAGVGAAAGAGVGVDVSVGAGAEYNNCCVCMVRHKGAAFIPCGHTFCRLCSRELWVQRGNCPLCNNFILEVLDIF